Below is a genomic region from Flavobacterium ginsengisoli.
TAATCAAAAGCGCCAATTTTTATACCTTCTACAGCAGTTTCAATTTTACCAAAAGCGGTCATTAAAATAACGACTGTCTGCGGAGAAAGCGTTTTAATTTCTTTTAACCAATGAATGCCTTCTCGTCCGTCTTCAAAACCAATTCGATAATTCATATCTAACAAAACCACGTTAATATCATTTTCGCTTAAAATTGAAATGATTTTTTTGGGGCTATTAGTTGTAAAAATCGTCTCGAAATGTTTTTTAAGAATCATTTTTGCAGAAAAAAGAATTTCTTCTTGATCGTCGACAACTAATATTTGGGCTAGTTTTTTTCTCATTTGGTCTTTTTTCTGTCCGCTTCCGAACGGTCAACTGTTCATTATCGGACACTACTTTTTTGAAGTGTTTTCTAAAGCTCCTTTAAATTCAACACTTTACAAATAATAAATTTTATGGCACAGTATTTACCTATTGATTATCAGTAAAATAATTTAAAAAAATGGACACGATAATTCCTCGTAAAAGTAAAAAATTTAGATATCTCGCAATAGCAATTGCTGTTTTTTTAGTTTTGCTAACCATTAGTGTTTTCGCATTTAATACCAAAAGAACTTTAAATGTAAAAGCCGACGAACTGGTAATTCAAAAAGCAGAAAAAGCCTTTTTTGAAGATTTTGTAGTTTTTCAAGCAAAAGTAGAACCTTTGAATGTTATGCTTGTGAATGTTACCGAGGGAGGTTCTGTAAAAGAAATCTTTGTAGAAAATGGCGCAATGGTTACCAAAGGACAATCGCTGGCTCGTTTGTACAATCCGAACACAGAATTGAATTATCTTACTCAAGAAACGGCTATTATTGAGCAAATCAACAATTTGAATACTGGGAAATTAAACATTAGAAATCAAGAACTAAACTTAAACAAAGATTTGGTTTTGATTGAACATGATTATAACGATGCGAAGAGATTATATGACATGAATGCAAAGCTGTATGAGAAAGATGTAATTTCTAAAAATGACTGGAATACTTTTAAAGAAAGTCTACGTTTTCAGGAAGAACGCAAAAGAACAATTCAGCAAAGTATTCAAAAAGAAAAACAAAGCAATCAGGTTCAGATTTCTCAAATAAACCGTTCAATCCAGACTATGGAAAAGAGTTTGGATATTCTGAGAAACAACAAAAAGAACTTCTTAATTACAGCTCCAGAAACAGGACGATTAACTTCTTTTGAACCGGTTTTAGGAAAAACTTTTCAAGCAGGCGCAAGCATTGGAAGAATCGATTCTAACAAAGGATACAAACTTATTGCCGAAGTAGATGAATTTTATCTGGAAAAACTTAGAGAAGGCTTAAAAGGGCAAGTAGAATTTAAAGGCAAGAATCTTGAAGTTGTCGTGACCAAAGTAATTCCTGAGGTTAAAGGTGGAAGATTTACTGTAGAACTTGCTTTTGTAAGCAAAGAAAATATTGTCCTGCAGGACGGACTTAGTTTTGGCGTAAAACTGATTTTGTCTGAAAAGAATAGAACTTTGGTAATTCCGAGAGGAGCGTTTAACCAAGAAAGTCGCAGGAAAATGGATTTTTGTTATAAACGGAAACAAAGCGGTAAGAAGAAATATCAAATTAGGACGCGAAAATCCTTCATATTATGAAGTCTTAGAAGGTTTAAAAGAAGGCGAATCTGTAGTTACTTCTTCTTACACCGATTATAAAGATATCGAAGAGCTTTCTCTTGAGTCGCAGTCGCAGTAGAGAGTCGCGGTTTTTCAGTCACAGTTCACAATTTACAATTTACAATTTACAATTCACAATTCACAATTCACAATTCACAATTATAAAAAATCAATCATCAATCAAAAAACGTATTTAATAACATTTCAAAACCTTAAAAATTATGATCACAATTCAGAATTTAACCAAAGTTTTTAGAACAGAAGAAATAGAAACTGCTGCTTTGAGCGGTATCAACGTAGAAATAAAAAAAGGAGATTTTTTAACTATCATGGGGCCTTCGGGCTGTGGAAAATCGACTTTGTTAAATATAATTGGACTTTTGGACAGTGCAGATGGCGGAAGCTACAAATTATTAGATCAGGAAATGATTGGTCTAAAAGAGAAAGGAAGAGCACAAGTACGCAAAGAAAACATTGGTTTTATTTTTCAGAATTTCAACCTTATCGATGAGCTTTCTGTTTACGATAATATCGAATTGCCATTGCTTTACAACAATGTAAAAGCTTCTGAAAGAAAACAGAAAATTGAAGCGATTGCAGAAAAGCTAAACATTTCCCACCGTTTGAAACATTTCCCACAACAGCTTTCTGGAGGTCAACAGCAGAGAGTTGCCGTTGCAAGAGCTTTAGTAAATGATCCTAAAATTATTTTGGCGGATGAGCCAACAGGAAACTTAGACAGTAAAAACGGTAATGAAGTGATGGAACTTTTAACCGATTTACATGCTAAAGGCGCTACTATTTTGATGGTTACCCACTCTGATTATGATGCTTCTTTTTCGCAAAGAACCATTCACATGAAAGACGGAGTTATATTTTCTGAAAAGTTAAATCAACGTAATGTTGATGTTTTTATGGACGCTAAATAATAAAGTGATGATTAAAATTATTGTTACTGCACTTGTAGTTTTGGTAGAACTGGTGTGCAAAATATTTACTATGATTTAAAACCGAAAGGTTTGCCAAAAACAACCATATCAACTATAAAAATATACCTCAAAATGATTTTTAACTGGTTTAAAATATTTATATATCATTTAAAACAAAGCAAACTGTTTTCGTTTTTAAATGTTCTGGGATTAAGTATCGGAATTGCTTCTGTTATTTTTGCAATTTTATATTGGAACAATGAAAATGCATACGATCAATGGAATCCTGAAAAAGAGAACGCTTATCTTGTTCTAAACAAAATTGGCTCGGGAGATATTTGGGCAACTAGTTCTATCCCGTTTGGAGAAACCTGTAAAGCTACAATTCCCGAAATTGACAAAGTTTGCTTTCTATACAATTGGTACGAAGATGGCGTTGTTAAATTTCAAAATCTAAAAATATTAGATAAAAAAGTTATTCGTACAGACGAAAACTTTTTTGATTTTTTCCCTTTTGAAATTATAAAAGGAAGCAAAGAGAACATTTTAAAAGAAAAAAATAGCGCTGCTGTATCTGAAGATCAGGCAAAATTGCTTTTCAAAAACGATGATCCAATTGGCAAATCAATTACGTATGGAAATGGCGATTACATCGTAAAAGCGGTTTATCGTGTGACTAAACCTTCTTCTATCGAACCAAATTATATTTTTAACGGGGTTAAACGTGACGGTGATAAAGATCAATGGGGAAATTTTAATTATGCTTTAATGGTCAAAGCTAAAAAAGGAACCAATCCTTCTGCTCTTATAAAGAAAATGCAAAATGTAATTTTTATCAACAGAACAGTAAAAGATGCAAAAGCCAGCGGACAGACTGTAGAACAATATCTAAAAGAAAACGGACAGGTCGAAGTGATGCTTGATCAATTGAAAACCTCTCGTTTGTAT
It encodes:
- a CDS encoding efflux RND transporter periplasmic adaptor subunit, with the protein product MDTIIPRKSKKFRYLAIAIAVFLVLLTISVFAFNTKRTLNVKADELVIQKAEKAFFEDFVVFQAKVEPLNVMLVNVTEGGSVKEIFVENGAMVTKGQSLARLYNPNTELNYLTQETAIIEQINNLNTGKLNIRNQELNLNKDLVLIEHDYNDAKRLYDMNAKLYEKDVISKNDWNTFKESLRFQEERKRTIQQSIQKEKQSNQVQISQINRSIQTMEKSLDILRNNKKNFLITAPETGRLTSFEPVLGKTFQAGASIGRIDSNKGYKLIAEVDEFYLEKLREGLKGQVEFKGKNLEVVVTKVIPEVKGGRFTVELAFVSKENIVLQDGLSFGVKLILSEKNRTLVIPRGAFNQESRRKMDFCYKRKQSGKKKYQIRTRKSFIL
- a CDS encoding ABC transporter ATP-binding protein, with amino-acid sequence MITIQNLTKVFRTEEIETAALSGINVEIKKGDFLTIMGPSGCGKSTLLNIIGLLDSADGGSYKLLDQEMIGLKEKGRAQVRKENIGFIFQNFNLIDELSVYDNIELPLLYNNVKASERKQKIEAIAEKLNISHRLKHFPQQLSGGQQQRVAVARALVNDPKIILADEPTGNLDSKNGNEVMELLTDLHAKGATILMVTHSDYDASFSQRTIHMKDGVIFSEKLNQRNVDVFMDAK